In Syngnathus scovelli strain Florida chromosome 16, RoL_Ssco_1.2, whole genome shotgun sequence, the genomic stretch GCGCATTGCCTTTGAGATCTTTTCTGCATATGGTAGCTTTCCATCTCCTCCAGCCTCCTATATGGAAATGATTTTTCAGTTTAAATTGCCAACCCACCTCTATGTGAAAGGCATTCCACATACGATTTCATTTTTCATACCTGTTGCATGTGTGGAACAGCCAAATCAAACACGGACGCAACCAGTTTCATGCATTCTACAGGAATGTCCTTGTAGGACGACGTGGCTCCTTTGCAAATTTTCTCAAAGAGTTTAACTGCTGCATCCAGACACGATCTTGCATCAGCCTCCAAGACATCACTACCAAAGATGCAGTGGAGTTCAATATGCAAATTGAAGAACACATGAAAATAATATAGGGAAAAAATATTgccatgtttaaaaatattgaaaattacatatgataaaaagaaaaaaaagatataagataaaaaaataataagattAAATATTGCtttgtttaaataaaaattataatTACCTGTGTTTCATCTCAAGGACTTTGCTTTGGATGTGAGAAAGAATTTCAGATACATCCTGAAAGGAAAACCAGAATCACCCATTATTTTAAACCCCAAGAATATTATGATTAACATTGTCCAGTGGCACTACTTAAAATCTCCAATCTCCCAAAATCAAGCAGGGAAAAATGTTATGGGCCAATGAAACAAAACGATTTTTGGACTTTTGGTTTTACCATGTTAGGGTCAGCGTACATTGCAAGGTagaacatctgaactttatTAAGGTGCTTAAAATGGGGTGGAATGACTTCGAATATGAATTGAAAAGTGATTGTTTCATTCTTAACACAGCTACACCGAGTTAGGGGGCACACTTGCAACCACATGGAATACCAGGCGCTTACTGCCACTTTAAGAAAACGcacataatattttttaatgttcAAGTTTGTCACATTAACAACTTGAGATTAATAGCAATTTATTACCGTACATGGTTGTAATATGTATTCGACTGGAATCAAATTTGACCCCAATTAATCATGAAAAATAGAAGTCCACACTCACTTCtactacagtttttttttcattttggtttgTTGTTCTTAATCATGGCATACCTTAGAGTTAGAATAGCCGATGCCCCTTGGTGCTTTCAGGTTGAAAACATTGAGCATGTCCAAAAGTTGGATGTTCATGTTGATACTGCAATCTTTAAATTCACCGAGTGACATCAGGTAAAACCCAGATCGTGCTGCAAGTGGATCCACTTCCATCAAATGACGGTTGTCTTTCATCATCTTGAGCAAGTTCCTGACAAGCGAAAGACGGTGAGAAGTTAATCACTCACTCCCTCACTCATATGGTGTTAGTGTTCGTATCATAGTTCTTACTTCCTTTCACTTTCATTGTGAATTTCGCCCATTCCAAGATCTTTCAGACCATTCTCAGGTGTCAGCACCTGAAAAGGTTGTACATCCTTTCCGTCGAGGAGGTGAAAGAGGGGTAATGCCAAAATCCATTGGGGGTGCCCACAGTctttcacatttttgataagagaGAACAAGCTGCTTGGCAGGCTACAACACAAACAGGATGAAGATGGTTAGTTAGAGTAGATAAAGGCATTTAAGTAATTTTTGCCAGGAATGATTCTGACTGAATCACACTATACCttggaagaagagcaagatcCCGTGACAAATCTTTCCAGTACTCAAGGAAGCCACTTTTGTCTCGTTTGGGTAAACACAGCTCAGCGCAAAGGTAGAGGCGGTTGGTAGTGTCCAGTTTGATACGGTATCGTTCACACACGTAGAGCATGATCGCAGCCGCTCGCAGAGGGTCTTCAATGTACAAActattttggggggaatttacaTTCCCTTGTACCCGCGGAGTCACATCTGTCAACATGAAGTCTTTGATCGAATTCCGCACCTTGGGAAATGCAAAGTGGTTCAGAGGACAATTTTGGCTATACCAGAGCAAATTTTCTATACTTACATGGTTCTCGTCGTAGTTTAAGGAGGTCCATTTCGTGTGCCCCAATACTTCATGTGTAGATGGGTTTGAATAGATATCGAAAAACTGACTCAGCTGttttagaaaattttctaaattcttttttttccatgtcttgAGAAGATGAAAGATTGTGCCCATCATTATCTTCCCCGCTATGTCTCTGCCTTGAACCAGTTGTTTCCTCTGGCCAGTCCAAACACTTTTCACTCCTTCATAAATTTGTTTCAATACGCCTTTTTCTGGCTTAACACACACAATGTCGTCATACTGATGCCATTCCCCTTtaataaaaaacacaaacaaataggcataaaacaacaaaattgatgAGTATAACAGGCACGAGTAAGGGTTTTCCATACCGTCTTCATTGAGGAGGTGAGGTTTAACAAACAAGCATCTGTTGGTGTTGGATTGATCTGAATTTTCTTTGTAGATGTATTCGTATTTGTCTTTTCCTTTCTTGCAGACAACATATTTGTAAGGTATTGACTGCGACacaatgtgtgttttgttggtCTCCAGAAAGCCTTGGACCAAAAAGCCATGCTCGTTCAAATCCCTGcacaaaacagaaaacaaacatTGGTCAATGCATGAAGAGGTTGGGATGAGGATGACTTTGAGATACGAACCAGAGCCGCGCGATTTTTTGCCCCTACTTACGAACCAATTTTTGACTTGCGAACTGGCGCCCTAGCCCTCCAGTTGGAAAACTCATTAATTGCACCAAAATGTAATGCCGAGTACATGGAAGCATACCATAATTTATTAGCCTATTTTTAGCAAGTGTagccaaaataaaactgtaaCAAGGTAAAAGATGTGACTTTTGGGATAGTCGGGCACGCATTATTGGCTTTTACATTGATTCCTATGGGAAACGTTGCTTCGCCTTACAAACACTTACAAACCCGATGGTGGGGAACCAATTAAATTCGGAAGCAGAATTGCTTCAACCCGCCTCCCTTTTCAACAAGTTATGTATAAATAACAATGTGAAATTAAATTGTAATCAATTTGGATTATGTACTGGctgaaataaaatttgaaaaaaaaatcactattttGGAAGAATTACCTGGTCACAAATAGCAAAACTGCAATGTCTTCCCAATTTGCTAAAGGAGGCCCAGCTCTGATGTAGATAGCATCTTCACTGAGGTTAAATTTGAAATCTTTTGAGAGGATGGCATGGAAGTAAATAGTGAGTCTGTTTTGAGGAGAAAAACATACTACTGTTATTAtcatggcaaatattctcaaccGAAAACCATCTGAGTGAGACAAACCGTGTGTCGGTTGGTTGAGTTGGAATGCTGGCATGTTGGGAATGATAGTTTGCATGAGACCTTTGGACCATCATGCCTTCCGTTCCATTGTGTGGGTCTACGCTGGAGCCTCTGTCTTGAGCAAGCACCTGCGAGCATATGAATGTTCTTCAAGGAACACAACGCGTTGTCTGATCAgagctgctcatttgcatcaagCGTTACCTTGGATGGTAATTGAGGTTGGGGGCCAAAGATCATCGTCTGTTCTACAGTGCCAGGCTGCTTCACTTTCGGTTCCTTCTCATGTGCGCTTTCCTGAGTCACGTTGGCGTTCTGGTCACACACGGCTTGACCATTCTCTTTCTTTGACTCGCTTTTTTTGGTCTCTTCAGTATTTGTGTTGCCGGCCTCGGAAGCCGTGCCTGCACCCGAGTTAGCATCGAAACTTGTGCCGTCATCAGAGTGCTGAGTCGTACCTGAATCTTGAACTGATTTTTGTGCATTGCTCTCATCTTTATCTTCTTCGCCATACGGACCTGAGGTGACTTCAGACTGACTGTTTTCAGTCTGCGCATCATTATTGTTGGTATTGTCAGCAAAGGAACCAGACTGGTCCACTCTTGAGGAGGACTGATCTGCTGCCTTTTTCTTCCGGGCTTTCTTTTTTGACTACAAACAGAAAAGTGAAACATTTTATAATTAAGAAATGAATTAATCATATTAATTCATCAATtaactataatataataatcaatTAGATCATTTAATTTCAATATATGAAGGTGGCATAgaggggcactggttagcacgtccgcctcagttCAGAAGTTGCAAAGATGCACTtagttttttaaatttaagCAAGGCGATGTTGACAATTTGGACTTTGAAACAAATTATTCTGAATGTATACATTCAAAACTAAGCATTTTCATTTGTAAGGACATATTTCTTATGTCAACTGAATGTGCAGATGTATCCAATGCTGCTATTTAGTAAGTAGAAAAGTGAAATGTTACCTTTTTGTTAGAATCTTTGTTGTCTACAGAATCTTTTGCTGTTGTATCGGTCGCAGCTTCCAAATCTGGTACCAAGGACTTTGGTTGATTTCCTTCTAAAGATTAAAGCAAATTAAATTTCAACACATGGAGTAAGCaaagcaacaaaacaacaaaacaggattttttCTTTAATACAAAACCAATACATAACtttgaaaatagaaataatTTTTATGTGGTGAATGCAGCAGACACaaatactatttaaaaaaaaaaaaaaaaaaaagacaactattTTAGAATCATAATTTTGGCAATTTCAAACCATCTTGCCTTTAGTACGTATAGGACTTTATTTTCAGTGAATGAATATCCATCCAAAAGGTATATTGACAAGTTTTTGCATATGCTGTCTGAAAAGCAAAATATAATTCACCTTGGTTGTTGGGAGGCTGGACTGACAAATTGAAGCCACACTCTCTGCAGAACTTGTCGGTCTTCttcaaatcattaaagccaCACTTGGTACACTTCATCTTCACACTTTTCTGGGGTGGGTGACAAAAAATGAATAGTATCATATGTCAATATTCTATTCTAAGGCTGAAAATATCGAAccacttcaaatatttttaattaagttattactgtaaatatgaGCGTTTTCACTCAAGAACTTCAAGATCATGTGAACCAATTACATTAAAATAGATTGCTGAGGCCAATTTAAATGTGCATGTCAAAAAtccatttttcattttgaagAACTACATAAAAATACATCATACTGAGTGAGGCACATTCAAAATTGcttgtaatctttttttttttttttttttaccgactATGTTTACAGCTATCACGCTGCGAGTCCTTGACCCACTTTACcgttaagaaagaaagaaggaaagaaaaaaggaaagaaggaaagaaggaaagaaggaaggaaagaaggaaagaaggaaagaaggaaagaaggaaagaaggaaagaaagaaagaaggagtgaaagaaagtgaaagaaagtgaaagaaagtgaaagaaagtgaaagaaagtgaaagaaagaaagtgaaagaaagtgaaagaaagaaagaaagaaagaaagaaagaaagaaagaaagaaagaaagaaagaaagaaagaaagaaagaaagaaagaaaacccgGATATGTTTACAGCGATTACGATGCAAACCTTGGCTCACTTTTACCGTAAAGCCTAATTTACGGGCACAAGTACAATTCAGTCGTGAGTGGCTTGACTTCGTGGAAATGCAAAGTCATTTTGAGTAGACGAAACGAAAGTAATTGAGAGACGCTGGAAATAATCAACTGAACCGGTTTACTTAAAACTGGTATTGTGACCAAAATTTCTAACGGTGACATCACACGAAAACATTCATCAAAAAGCGAAAGGACAAtccttatttttaattttacaatgTCACAAAAAATGGAGGCTTCCGTTACAAGATTAGCCACGTACTCGTTTTTAAAAACACCGTGACGGAGCTACACAAACAAATATTACCTAAATAGACATTAAGGACGACAGTTTTGAGTGATATTTCGTCGAAAATAGCGCTTACCTATCTCGGGAAAGAAACGTCCTACCCACTCCGTTCATAGAAGTGGACTGTAAAGAGTGAGGGAGGCGGGGGGATATTTATACTCTTTTTCTttgtttcactttcattttcccTGAAACGACCATAGGGGGTTTTATAAGAAATGCTAACGATTGTATGTATAgagttatttattgatttgacatttttgttaaaatatattgaaattCACAGCAATAGCAACAAGGAGCCAGAGAATTATAATGACACAAATATTGCttcacagaaacaaacaaacaaataaataaataaataaatttgactgaaaccataatataataatttttgctttggtttttgctgagactggaaggttgtgggttcaaacccacaCTTGGCACTCAGATGGAAATATAATTCAAGCCGAACTGGACTCTGGGATTTGTAGTATTTCGTGTGCGTGCTCACCAccgacaagggggggggggcgattaGAAATAAGGGAGCGACAAACAGGAATCTATAAGAAGCGGGGAAAATAGAGAAAGGAGCACACAAACGACGACGGCGAAGTTTGCTCTCTTGTTTGAAAGCTCCACTTTTTCAGAGATGCGGGCgaaacttctgctgttgccctgTGTGGTTTTCTCAGGTCTGGTGCTCTGCAGCCCTACCGATGCATGGTACAAGCAGGTGGCCAATCCAAACTTCCACTCGGTGGGCAGGGCGTCTGGCTTGCTGTCGGGTATCCGGAGATCACCGTACGGCCGGAGGGGAGCTGACATGGAACCATCAGAAAGTTGGTTTTCTGAAACAGAAGCACTCCGTTTTGGCCTGAAGACAATGGTCAGTGTTTTATTGACTTTATATAAGGATGTTAAAATGTTTGTGTATTGATTCATGCATTTTgatggagagcgagagagagagaatgcatGAGAAAGAGCGTGTGTAAATGTGGACAGggatatccatctatccatacatccatccatccatccatccatccatccatccttgtgtttaattaaaaatttgaaaacctTCTCTTTACTTTGACTTTACtttcattgtttattttttaatcactaATACCAATGAATCAAAAATGGTTGATAATCAGTAATAGGGCGAAATACGTTTTACCGCAAATAAAAATGTCTATAGaataataatttctaaaatcatTCCACCACActaaaatgcatttttctcatctaCAGTCCAACTGTATAAGAGACATTGTGCCAAACCTGATGAGTTGTGAACTCTTCTCTGGCGACAAGACGACATTCAAGTGCAAAGCCGACATCTTCCTCTCCCAAGACCCTGCTGACTGTATGGAGGCTTAGC encodes the following:
- the LOC125984226 gene encoding neuropeptide B-like, whose amino-acid sequence is MRAKLLLLPCVVFSGLVLCSPTDAWYKQVANPNFHSVGRASGLLSGIRRSPYGRRGADMEPSESWFSETEALRFGLKTMSNCIRDIVPNLMSCELFSGDKTTFKCKADIFLSQDPADCMEA